In the genome of Apostichopus japonicus isolate 1M-3 chromosome 15, ASM3797524v1, whole genome shotgun sequence, one region contains:
- the LOC139980466 gene encoding uncharacterized protein: MERNRKREHVVDETTNHRGEQNSEMADQLGEKKQRRNPNDVNINNNSNEENVKDRSNWIKTEKQWTELSKDGNSVNWREHQWPSYIEKTEGNLMRLLLNCHSDNGHKCQLDSLLGRERLEESGSARKISYIEYPRISVAQLSESYVEVLPSQKIPEEWVLGGSSRKGNETKEGETGT, translated from the exons ATGGAAAGAAATCGTAAAAGGGAGCATGTCGTTGATGAGACAACAAACCACAGAGGTGAGCAAAATTCTGAGATGGCAGACCAACTAGGAGAGAAGAAACAGAGAAGGAATCCAAATGATGTGAACATAAATAATAACTCAAATGAGGAAAATGTGAAAGACAGGAGCAATTGGATTAAAACAG AGAAGCAGTGGACAGAACTAAGTAAAGATGGCAACAGTGTTAACTGGAGGGAACATCAGTGGCCATCTTACATTGAAAAGACTGAAGGAAATTTAATGAGGTTATTACTCAACTGCCACAGTGACAATGGACATAAATGTCAGCTTGACTCATTACTGGGCAGGGAAAG ATTGGAAGAGAGTGGATCAGCCAGAAAGATAAGTTACATCGAATATCCTCGGATATCAGTGGCCCAGCTGTCAGAATCGTATGTTGAAGTGCTACCGTCTCAAAAAATTCCAGAGGAGTGGGTGCTAGGTGGAAGCAGCAGAAAGGGAAATGAAACCAAGGAAGGAGAAACAGGAACGTGA